The DNA segment agcAAATATATAAGTTTGTTAAGTATTTAACATAAGTTTACTTAtggtaatattttgttttataagaGGATTTAGATCTAAGATGCAAATTTGTTTTCAATAATCTTgttaaagttatttttcaatttttgttcaCATGTGTGAACCATCTATAAATATGCAGAAGAATCTagaaatgatattaataataatacgtCTTCTGTGAAAAATTCCAAATAGTTTTTGTTGGTGATGAAAAATTAgaatgagtgaaaatatttgtataggaagaaaagaaggaaaaaaagtaataacttatttaaaagATGGTTTATACAAATTATTGTATATTAGTTTTTCTagaacattttataaattaaatatatttgattaaaaGTTTTCAACGAGAATAAAGCATGAAATTAGTCAATGGTATATATGCACGAAATCTAAAGGAGAAGAAAACCAAGTTATTCTTTATCTTTATATGTCCACGCTTCTAAAAAAGTAGGTTGCCTCTTTGCCTACCTATCTTTTCCTCTTTACCTTAAGCCACTCACTAGGCGTGGAAATTTATGCTAGGCTTTCTACAAAACCCCAAACAATATtccaaaataaagaaaaagctataatatgaaataataaaataaaatacagatACTGACACGGACACTGATATGATACTATATGGACAcagagatacgtataatctttaaaatgtaggacacggggtacgaatctatatattatataattatgaattatataaattaacaataatacaagtataacataaagatatttttatgactagttcaaaataatttgttttttattttaataatcatacattaaatttttagaatgtataatctttaaaatataggatacgagacacaaatctatatattatataattatgaattatataaattaataataaagatttatgtgcacaagtataacataaagatattttttatgactagttcaaaataatttgttctttattttaataatcatacaataaatttaaatttttagaatgctaatgtgttttttatttttaaaattcggTTAAAATCatgttagaattgtcagaaatccaacaaatattttttgaatcaaACTCATGCTCATAAAATATCGGTAAGTGGTATTGATGTTATCATACGTATCCATGTTCTGACACAATGAAGTAACAGGGAATTAACTACTTGGGTGTCGTACATGTAAATTTGCATCTCTTTTACCAAATATCCAAGTTTGAATGAGAATGATGATTTGAACTCCTTATGAAACGCTGTTCAGAGTGCTGTGTAACACATAAATTTGGAGCATGTGTATATAATAAATTCAAGGTAAAATGTGGGGATAAGGTTTTTGTGAAAGTAAAAGCTAAAAAGTGGTGGTGCATGTGTGTGGGTACACAGAGTTGAAGGAGAAGTGGTAACTAAGAGTGGCTCATATTAATCACTTCTTCATAGTAATGTCTTCTTAATAAGTTTCAACCTCAAGTTCAAGAAATATCagaaaaaatatgtatataaactgtttttcacTTTAACTCTTAAACTATGTGGAACTAAAGCTATGTAAGTTCAAACACacacaaaacaattttataatgaAGTAGCAACCATATATCAACCACTCCAACTGAAGTTGTGCTAAGGCTTAGTGATGCATAAAGATTGAGAAAAAGTAAATTGAGAAAAGGAAACTACGTTTGTCCATTTTGAATGAAAGGTGGAGAGAAGAAGGGGCCACAAACGCATATACAATTGACAGAAATCAACGCCATGATTAATGTTCCACTAACTAGAACACTTGTGTCCTATATGCATGCCACTATTCTCCCAGTCACCGTGCTCTATGGTTTCACAACTCTTAGGCACTAACAACATCAACCACATTGCATACTAAAGCAGGTCCAAGGGTGTCAAGAATGAAGACAAAAATGCAAACATGTTTGCCAGAATGCCATAATTCATTCATATAAACAACTTGTGTGATCAAATTGTATTCCATTATTCCACAAAGTAAGCAACAACCCCCACCAGTACTTCTTTGTTCAATGTACTCTTTTACACATCATAGGAAAATACATAGTTGATGCGATAagtttagatataaatatatataataaagaaaaatattatttgacaatcactttttatattgatttaaaTTACAACTTTTACATGATAGAGGTTATCACAGGTAAAAGGGTACTTTTGTCACTTGAAAATGTGTAATTTGGAGCAAGGGTTGTCAAATTATCGATACTCGTATAATAAAgggtaaatttataattaaataatttaaaaaatattatgacaACATGGTTGTATAAAAAGTGTAGATTGTCAATGTATCATTCATTATTctatttaaaatgaaattttgtcTAAAGATGAAGAAGTCATGATAACATGATATGACTTCATTATGAAAAAGTTGTGTCAACTTTACACgattttaatgtaaaaaaatcatACAAACTTAACATGACTTTAGTTCAAAGTGATTACAGACAAATTTCACTAAGATGgaatatttcttttaactttaGAAAAACAAATCCATTTTGTTTTgggaataagaaaaaaatttattctagTTTTATGAAAACCTCCATATTTTAATGCTatgattaattaaaacaatgaccaCCCAAATGATTTATCTTTGTTTAGTTTGGGTTGATCTTTTGGATTACTTTTCCAAATTGGACTTtgttttttatatctaaaatttgtttttggttttccttcttaattttctctcaccctctttatttctttaattaatGCTGGCAATGACATGAATAGAGACTCTCCAAAAGTTTCTTTCAACTAATCAATGTAGCTAAAAACAACCTAAACATTTCATGTCCACCTACAAATAATATCTCATCCTTTTGCTCTTTTTTAATGAGAATTTTTTGGTAGGTTCTACACACCCAAATCAGCACTACTAATTTTATCTAATTACAACTACTTGAACCATTCTTGAACTTAGGAGAATATTTTTAAACAAGGATTCTCCACCAAACCATAAAAGTGACATTAGGAAAATTCAAACTTGCACCACCCTAAAGAATTTCACcatttttaacatattaaattaaattaaatattaattgatggtttcattttctttcaaatataattaaataatttaactttattaaaaaaaatcttgttttgataaaatatttcaattatcattacattttttttaatattacttatttgatataattaaaaaatattaatatttatgaaattttagttaatattgaTTAATGATTTTTGTTTTCAGTTCAAAACATCTTCCATTAACATTGAAAAAGCTTTTACTCAATTGAGTCCATTGATATTGCTTTTCCTTGATGACAATCACTTACATTAGTGAGAGTTATTTCTACAAAGTTGttaattgagattttttttacttttatggATGTGGGCTAAACAAATTCCCCAACtaacattgaaaaaaatatattgttggtaaaaaaattcttaattaacattcattttttaataaactattgataaaaaataagattagtatcattgataaaagaaatcattacaaacattaaaaaaaacaaccataacaaacattaataaaaacaaacaaaaaaatcttAACTATGTAAATAGTTTTAACTTATATTGTTAAAAAAGATAACTCTAATTgatattagttaaaaaaaaaatagacaaacataaactaaaaataatacgtaaataattcaattattaataaaaattataatttcaatttttaaattctttaccaacataacatattttattataaaatattttaaattataaaaaaaaaatattccctTAGAATTCCTTAGTTGTAATACttaaaagaaacaataaaaaaatgttgaagaCTCCCTTTTCAACCTCCCATTATAGCTTCAACATAAACAAAGAAAACTATTCTATGCATTTTCtcattaaactttttttagacactcctacaataaaaaatagaagaaaatatttgtttttactaTTAAgaaatagttatttatttatcaagAAGACACGTGTCTTCTCAAGACCCTTTGCATATATTGTTTTTATGACTCATTTGCAAAGTTCtttaaatattgatatatatGTAAGTGACTTCATGCCCCATGTTCACGTCGAAATCAATACTTCACAATATAGACTCATTTAATGTTAATATATGATAATATAAATCCCAATAAACTTTACTTAGTCCACAATTAGTACAAACAAAgtaatattaaattatgtatcctatattttaaaaaatagataacTATAAGTAGTTGTggtgttaataataataaaaaataaataaaagaatagaaaattgttttctaaatttttttttctaatctaTCCATATATTGATCTATAACAAGCAATACGATAAACAAATTACACAACATAAAGATATTAGTTATAGTACTTGTTTTTATATATGAGATGAAATAATAaggtaattgtttttttttataaaaaaatttatgtcaggtattattatgcaacttgacatttcAACTGACACTTCGagcaacaacaatcatctgtcatcacgtgaaaaaaatattattaaaaaaatacaaaaaatatgggAGGATTATACcaaaattcatatgttaataaaaacgatacataggtagactaaaGGTAATTGATTGAATATTTGATTCCTCCTTTTCGAttgttcttttgtttttttctcttttgcttATAAGTCTCAAGTTTCGATTCTCAGTTATGCTCAAGCAAGTATTTGGTATGAGATGTGTAATAAGTTTAATATTGATTACATAACTTTGTCTTATCTGATGTACTTAGTTATGCAGTTTGTTATGTGTTATATTATCGATGAaccatatttaatatatatatataagaatgaaaatatcTCTTGTTacatatttcttcttctttttaaacTCCTATTTTTAACCAGTTAACAGTTACCAAATATAGAAGAAATTATAAATCGTCTTGAACTCGACCGGTAgactaatatattaattatattatcacattctatattatattatgaacCATTAGTCACGAAATGGGTTTCGCCCTCTTGGTATTTCAATCACATATTCTTATgggaaaaaaaatcttataatgCTAAGACACGATTTTTTCAATCCTTTGTTGACTTGAATTAGCATCCACAAAATGAAGAATTTCTTCTTGGAAGAGAACAGAGAAGAATTGATTTCATTCAATAGTTTTTGTGTGTGTgcataaaataaagtatttatttatactttaacTCTAAGATATTAatataaagtttttattttgttgtataGCTGTTTATTTTGTTAGTGTGATGAAGTCAGAAGCATCTCTTATCTGTTATTTTGTAAGTATTCTCCCCTTTTCCCTCCGTGATTTCTGTGGGGAGACTTACTATTTCCAATTCTCCGTTTCATAATTTATACCtacaattttatttcatttttaaacctacttttctcaaaaaaaaaaaattatcggtaataaaaataaataaataaataaaaaccacTTCAGAGGTGGTCAAATCCTTATATATAAATATCTGACAATAAACTCCTATTGTATCACCTACCTACCAACTTAGTAAAGGGATTACCAGACCAACACTATCAAACCTTAATGAATCAACCGCATACAAGTCATAAGATTTAAAACCCAACTAGTATACGAAAAATATACCGAACAAGACTTTTCTCCAATTTACATCTTCTACCATTATAACcatatataaaagttttttcAAGGGTCCAAGTTTTTCAAATCgagttaaataattattttgatattataaaTATGATCAATTTATTGTAGATAATGtattagaaaattaatttatgtttaactTAATATTTCATCATAAAATTGATTGATTTCAAAGATTAAATTTATTCTTCTCAATTAAGTAGTTTTCTCATTtgattagtatttttttttgtgttcaATAAGATATCTTCCTCACCATAATATAGTCTCATTTGATGTAAAATAAGATATGTGGTAATAGTTAAATGTTTAAgttgaatatatttttacttcACATTTATGCAAGTTATATTATActctaaattttatttgtatgaaaagatcattggtataatagacttccatttAGTCTCTTCTTAGAATTCTTaatgaataggtatagtttacctatatatcgtttttgttaacatatggattttggtctagtccccatatttttgtatcttttttcttttttttaatatttttttttcatgtgatggcagatgattgttattACTTGAAATGTCAGCTTGACTGAGATgttaagttgcatagtgatacctaacatgaaagctttttataaaaaaaaaggacaaaaaaatttagaaaaaaaaatattatatttttaatattattttaattaaattaattttattttaaataaaagattctcaacatattttctaatatattaTATCATTAAGTTGTAAATTAtacatcaattaaaaataaaaacattctataatatataaaattcataaggtataaaatcaaattcatttagaatatatttacacaataatttaatttattgatattaTCATGTAGATTAaagtttatttcttaatatacaatttttactATTTCAATAAAATAGTTAGATTAAGATGATTGCAAAAGCAAACTAGTAATgtggaagaagagaagaaatagTTAGAAAAATAAAGAGGTGGTGACTCTGAGTCGCCGGTGCGGCGGTTTTCTTCTTAACTTCCTTCCATTGCCGTGGCATAAATTCTAAACTCCTTTTTcctaaaacacattttttaatacaataatGCTTCCTTCTCCTACCTTCACTATTGCACTACACCTTAACACCGATTCCTTTCTTTCCCTTTTCAATACCTTTCAAATCACACACACTCACGCATACAACCCTcatatttatacatatatatacacacacaagCACACACTTTCAGATACCCATTGGGTGAGCAATTCTTCACACACCTACCAAATTTCAAATGGTTATGGAAAATCCAAACTTGCTATCTCTCTTCATCATCCTCCTATTGGGTCATTGGATCCATGTTCAAGCTGCTCCTCCTCACTCTCTCGTCACACAACTCCCTGGCTTCAACTCCAATTTCCCATCCAAACACTATTCAGGGTGCGTATTTCTTTCTCCCTTATCTTCCACACATTACCATGATATTGATACACTCATGTCATTTTGCTTCATAAATCAAGATTGAGAAACCAATTGTATGTTTTTTTGTTAACTATAACTAATTTTGGTACGGTTTTGTTGGAAAATGATTTAACTAAGGCATGATAATATGATACTGTGAGCTCTTCTATGTACTGGGGTGTGACGTGAGTGAGAGAATTTTGAGTGGTTTAATTATTGGATGCAGGTATATAAGTATTGATGGAAATGATGAGAATGGGAAGAGGCTGTTCTACTACTTGGTGAGTTCAGAGAGAAGTGCAGAGAAGGACCCCGTGGTGCTATGGCTGAATGGTGGACCTGGGTGTTCCAGCTTCGATGGCTTCGTTTATGAGCATGGTATGTTAATCATTGTACCCTTCTTTATTATTCCTGGGGAACAATAATCGTGGTACTTTACTTCTATGTCTCATCATATTTAATCTCCAACTGTTTCGGTATGGACAGGGGTCTACGTTAATTAATTCATTAACCTCATCATGTTCCATCTACTCTAGGgacatttcaaatttcaaactttttgtctcttttttttttctggttagATGTTGCCGTTTCTTTATCAAGTTGGGGACCAAGTTCTAATAAATATAACGCGTTTTGTATTAATTTCTCACATATAAGGGGAAAATGTTGGGTGTTTTTGTTCTCTGGGAGGTCCTTTTTACTCACCTTGAATCAatactattatattattttgcTTTTGTTGATTATTTTCATGTGATGGTGAAATGTGGGTGCATGCAGGACCATTCAACTTTGAGGCTGCAAAATCAAAAGGGAATCCACCCACTTTGCATATCAACCCTTACAGCTGGTCCAAGGTTGGGTTAAGTCAATGTTTATATTAGTTTCCATCTTATTAAATTAGTACAGcagttatttttcaattaattgaGGTGATTAAACAGTTATTTCTCAAATAATGTATAATCTTTGTAGTAACTATGTTTATCCATCTGAATTGATTTCAGGTTTCAAACATCATATATTTTGATTCTCCTGCTGGGGTTGGACTCTCTTATTCCAAGAACACAAGCAAATATGTTACTGGGGACCTGAAAACTGCTTCTGATACCCATGCTTTCCTCTTAAAGGTAGCTCCAAGAACAAAGACATTGCCATTTGAAATAGAATTAGCATTAGCATTGGAACATATACAATAATAGGAGAGATTAACACAGTTAGTAAATAAATATCACCTATCATTCTATTCTAATCTTACACGCCAATCTCTATTAATTCTAAGTTTGCAGGTCACAATGATACACGAAGCATCCTGCATAATTgcaaataataatgataattagtgacacttttttgtttgtttgtttgttttggatCTCTTCTATTGGCAGTGGTTTCAGCAATTTCCAGAATTCCAGGCTAATCCATTTTATATTGCTGGAGAGTCTTACGCTGGAATTTATGTGCCTACTCTGGCTTCTGAAGTTGCTAAAGGTACAAATGCTGAAGTCCAATTCTACAGTAAACAATGACATGCATGCTTCAttagtttatataaattaaattataactttcaatataaattttaaactgTTGTCTCTGAGTCCTTATATACTAGTAAAAAAAGTTACATACTCAGAATGTACACTAAAGTTTTTAATTCCAACTTGCtgtgtatatttttattgatcGTGATTTATGAGCATAAATTATTTGTGTATACATGCCAGGAATCCAAAGTGGTACAAAGCCCGTGATCAATTTTAAGGTACACACATATTTTTTTAggtgtaataaaatatttatgaggTGATAGCtagaaactaatatttttttccatgGTTTTATATAGGAAGTTTCCCTAAGAATTATGCAGAAAACGAGCAAATACCTTGAATTACCTTTGAGCTTTTGTTTTTTGTGTAGGGTTACATGGTTGGAAATGGTGTCACGGACGAAATATTTGATGGCAATGCTCTCATCCCATTTGTGCATGGGATGGGCCTCATATCCGACAGTATCTATGAGGTGctgaataaatattaatttcttgTACAACTTAATTTATTGGTTATCtgcttttttttatacaagGTGTATCCCACTTACAAAGTAAATACTACAAGCATTATGCAGAATTATGCAGCAAGCATTATGGCTGATATAAAAGAAATGCAGCATTATGTTTTGCATAATAAGTATATATAAGTATTATATTTGGGTATCACGTTTATGTCCTGTTATAGACTTTTGCATACTTCATGATGTTATTATCAGCCAAAAGTTCATGACACTTCATCATGCACCCAAAGCCTCTTGCAGCAAAACTTATATGAAAACCAGAAAATGACTGGAGCAAACTTATATTGACTAATTCTGCACATTTGCTGAGTTTCATCATTGGCAAGACCTTTAATATACCTGATTTGTCTTCATTACTATTCTCCCATGCTTTCAGGAAATTCCATAGATCACTGTCTCCAAAAACCCATCCCATAAAGTAAGATTTAGGCCTAATCACACCACACTTGTGTATTTATATACACAAGAAAATCTCAGACATCCCGAAAATTATCAAATACTAGGAAACCAATTATTAATTAACAATATAAACACCCTCACTTAGACGAGGGGACATATTCAAAGTGAAGTCACTTAAAACCTTAATAGAGACTCTTATCTTACTAAACAACAACCGAGTAGAATTTTAACAACACAAAACGTACATATTCTATTActtacttttaattaattatattttctttttcactgAGCATTCAATTATGCAGGATCTGCAAGCTACTTGCAAAGGAAACTACTACGATGCTTACTCCTTGGATGAAAATGATGGGTGTTATAAGAGCATGGAAAAAGTTGACAGGGTGAGACATTAAGAGCATGCTTGGTTTCTTTGTCTTCTTCAGCTCATTATGATCAATAACAACTAATCAAGATTATTCTCTCTTTGTTGTGTACATAATCATGACTGCTATATATGTTATCAGGCCATTGATGGGCTTAACGTGTACAATATACTAGAGCCATGCTACCATTTCCCTGATACTGCAACAGCCAAACAAAATGGAAGCTTACCAATGAGTTTCAAGCAATTAGGAGTTACTGAGAAGCCTCTCCCAGTGAGGAAGAGAATGTTTGGAAGAGCTTGGCCTTTTCGAGCACCAGTCAAAGCTGGTCTTGTCACATTATGGCCTCAGTTGGCTGAAACGAGGCACGTGGCTTGTGTTGTAAGTTTTCAATTATGCCTAACAAATCATTTTGTAAAGTGATTTAGTTACTAATTCTATaagaaactagttttttatgcACACACCTAATCAATGTTGctaattttcttttagtttaaATACGTGGTGTCGTAGAGATTGATTACAAGCATGTGTTTGTGGTCCAAACAATCTAgtaatttcttgaaaacaagACAATGACATGACAAACTTGCCATATGCATAGGTAACatgttataattgttttttatttggcAAAGAGCAGAATGATGAAGTAGCAAGCTCATGGCTGAACAACGAGGCAGTGAGGAAAGCCATTCATGCTGAATCGGTAGGTAATCACaataattagtatttattaaCTATGTTTATCTTAACAGTTATTAAAGTATACTCAAGAATGAggattaattaattagttttgaTACACATGAACAGGAAAATGTGGCGGGTGCATGGGAATTATGTACAAGTAGGATACAGTACCATCACGATGCTGGAAGCATGATTCCTTACCACAGGAACCTAACCAAGCAGGGCTACAAGGCACTTATTTTCAGGTGCCACACTTTTAGCTATATCACCTCTGCATCATCTTCAAATTCACTAATTCTATCTGCAACTTGGTTAATTATTAATTGCTTTTGTTAAATTCTTAATTACTTAATTAACATCCTCCATTTTTTCATGTATGTATGATCATGGGTCATGGCAGTGGTGACCATGATATGTGTGTACCATTTACTGGAAGTGAGGCTTGGACTCGAGCTCTGGGATATAAGATTGTGGATGAATGGAGGCCATGGAACTCAAATGACCAAGTTGCTGGGTATGCATTTATTAACAAAGTTGTTCAATTAACTATGATGCAGAATAGTATATATGAAAGTAACTGATATAAATTATGTTCAATTGAAATGGCATTACACAGGTACCTGCAAGCTTACGAGAACAACCTGACATTCCTAACAATCAAGGTGAGTCAACTTAATTACCACCTCAAatcaattttcaaattttggtttcttttgaTAAGTTTGAACTCATTTAACTATTAATCGTAAAAAGTTAACTTTAAATcaaactcaaccttataaaatgaGGTTTGCATCAATTTATATATCATGAATTAGCCTCATCTTTAACAACTTGTACGTGAGATTAAGAATTTATGAGTGATATGATAGCAGGTGACATGATAGACCTAATCTATTGTCAAGATAGAATCTAAAGGATTCTAATactatcttaaaaaataaattttaagtctaattcaaccaTACAAAATCGACTTGTAAAACTGATATACGATGAATTAGTCTGATCTCTAATTGACGTGAAATCTCAAATCATTAACTAAGTAACAATTAAAGGAAGATTGTTAGGTTTGTCTGGTTTTTACTATAGAAACTCTGATAGACATGGGTTTGGTGCAGGGAGCTGGGCACACCGTGCCGGAATATAAGCCACGGGAAGCGTTGGATTTTCTCAGCCATTGGTTGgaaggaaagaaaatataaGGAAATGTATGCATTGATGTTTTGTGAAGTAAAAATAAGCACACTGTAATTGTAGTTTTACCTACGTTTGTGATTAGATATCATTAAATGTGTAAtggataattattatttaagtgaACTTTGTTCATACATCAATCCTTTCGAAGAGAGGATATGATGC comes from the Phaseolus vulgaris cultivar G19833 chromosome 8, P. vulgaris v2.0, whole genome shotgun sequence genome and includes:
- the LOC137823577 gene encoding serine carboxypeptidase-like 20, coding for MVMENPNLLSLFIILLLGHWIHVQAAPPHSLVTQLPGFNSNFPSKHYSGYISIDGNDENGKRLFYYLVSSERSAEKDPVVLWLNGGPGCSSFDGFVYEHGPFNFEAAKSKGNPPTLHINPYSWSKVSNIIYFDSPAGVGLSYSKNTSKYVTGDLKTASDTHAFLLKWFQQFPEFQANPFYIAGESYAGIYVPTLASEVAKGIQSGTKPVINFKGYMVGNGVTDEIFDGNALIPFVHGMGLISDSIYEDLQATCKGNYYDAYSLDENDGCYKSMEKVDRAIDGLNVYNILEPCYHFPDTATAKQNGSLPMSFKQLGVTEKPLPVRKRMFGRAWPFRAPVKAGLVTLWPQLAETRHVACVNDEVASSWLNNEAVRKAIHAESENVAGAWELCTSRIQYHHDAGSMIPYHRNLTKQGYKALIFSGDHDMCVPFTGSEAWTRALGYKIVDEWRPWNSNDQVAGYLQAYENNLTFLTIKGAGHTVPEYKPREALDFLSHWLEGKKI